The following are encoded in a window of Kitasatospora fiedleri genomic DNA:
- a CDS encoding diiron oxygenase, translated as MCGIVGLFVGCAALAYCPRQLSAEASVDPAPAGSPPADSSGTGDYRSPFGSWYERSSVRAAPRREVEVRPGADRFFSPELVPVAGHPLVAALPPERFDRLLLHHLYRYLDFTEKLETLVVNRTAVGIAQGSVGVTVPEAMRFDAYKIYCDEAYHALFSADLARQAHRVSGVAPVLPAEPYFLRRLRALIEDGNQDIAPLVELLFVIVSETLISASLSEVPDDPKVVPAVRESIRDHALDEGRHHAYFAAFLRHLWAELDPAERHRAALLVPDLVHAFLQPDRAAMHAELGRHGLTGDQARQVVAETLTDEVVNSHTAATARLTLRHLAALDAFRTSEVQERFFRAGIPLNMERDT; from the coding sequence ATGTGCGGCATAGTCGGATTGTTCGTCGGTTGCGCCGCGCTGGCGTACTGTCCGCGCCAGCTGTCTGCGGAGGCGTCGGTCGATCCGGCGCCAGCCGGTTCGCCACCGGCCGACTCCAGCGGGACCGGTGACTACCGGAGTCCCTTCGGCAGCTGGTACGAACGGTCGAGCGTGCGCGCCGCGCCGCGTCGCGAGGTGGAGGTCCGGCCCGGTGCCGACCGGTTCTTCTCGCCCGAGCTGGTGCCGGTCGCCGGACACCCGCTCGTGGCCGCGCTCCCGCCGGAGCGCTTCGACCGACTGCTGCTCCACCACCTCTACCGTTACCTGGACTTCACCGAGAAGCTGGAGACCTTGGTGGTCAACCGGACCGCGGTGGGGATCGCCCAGGGCTCGGTGGGCGTGACAGTGCCCGAGGCGATGCGCTTCGACGCGTACAAGATCTACTGCGACGAGGCGTACCACGCGCTCTTCTCCGCGGACCTCGCCCGGCAGGCGCATCGCGTGAGCGGGGTGGCACCCGTGCTGCCTGCCGAACCCTACTTCTTGAGGCGGCTGCGGGCGCTGATCGAGGACGGCAACCAGGACATCGCCCCGCTCGTGGAACTCCTGTTCGTCATCGTGTCGGAGACCCTGATCTCGGCCAGCCTGTCCGAGGTACCCGACGATCCGAAGGTCGTGCCGGCGGTCCGCGAGAGTATCCGCGACCACGCCTTGGACGAGGGCCGCCACCACGCCTACTTCGCGGCCTTCCTGCGCCATCTGTGGGCGGAGCTCGACCCGGCCGAGCGGCACCGTGCCGCCCTGCTGGTACCCGACCTCGTCCACGCCTTCCTGCAGCCGGACCGTGCCGCGATGCACGCCGAGCTCGGGCGGCACGGTCTGACCGGCGACCAGGCGCGCCAAGTGGTCGCGGAGACCCTGACCGACGAGGTGGTGAACAGCCACACCGCCGCCACCGCGAGGCTCACGCTCCGCCACCTGGCCGCTCTGGACGCCTTCCGGACCAGCGAGGTCCAGGAGCGCTTCTTCCGGGCCGGTATCCCGCTGAACATGGAGAGAGACACGTGA
- a CDS encoding MFS transporter: MRLGRSAVPAWIRALTGPGLTRTLGTANLCRTVGSGMLLSTTLIYLSGTLHLDTERIGLGLSAAAVVGMLASVPAGTLADRWGARTVAVLGLRLQGLAVIGYALVGGFAAFLLVACSAAAFGAASGAAAGALVADVLPAAERTSFRALMRSLGNTGLALGALGGGAALQVGGADGARLLFVVAGCLHLASALGYRRLPEPPRGRNGRPRRQRSALRDGRLLALVGAGAALAANQSLLAVVVPLWITTGTDAPGSLYSVVLLLNSAAVIAFQVRVGRRVTGPVEAGRAMRVAGCCLALCCLLFLAAGHGPTWLVVAVLLIAALVHVTGELQHQAGMWLLSYELAPAGRHGEYQGLFQAASQLAGVVTPALGTWLITRFHENGWVALGLLFGLPGLAVPVLVRRVRSAAADRGEVSCAA, translated from the coding sequence ATGAGACTCGGGCGATCCGCGGTTCCCGCCTGGATCCGCGCCCTGACCGGGCCGGGGCTGACCCGGACCCTGGGCACGGCCAACCTCTGCCGCACCGTCGGCTCCGGCATGCTGCTGTCCACCACGCTGATCTACCTGTCCGGCACGCTCCACCTCGATACCGAGCGCATCGGTCTCGGTCTCAGCGCCGCCGCCGTGGTCGGCATGCTGGCGAGTGTGCCCGCGGGCACACTCGCCGATCGCTGGGGCGCCCGTACCGTCGCGGTGCTCGGGCTGCGCCTCCAAGGCCTCGCCGTGATCGGGTACGCACTGGTCGGTGGGTTCGCCGCGTTCCTGCTGGTGGCGTGTTCGGCCGCCGCCTTCGGTGCCGCCTCCGGCGCGGCCGCGGGCGCGTTGGTGGCCGACGTGCTGCCGGCGGCCGAGCGAACCTCGTTCCGGGCACTGATGCGTTCGCTCGGCAACACCGGGCTCGCGCTCGGTGCGCTCGGTGGCGGCGCGGCACTACAGGTGGGCGGGGCCGACGGTGCCCGACTGCTGTTCGTGGTGGCGGGCTGCCTGCACCTCGCCTCCGCCCTCGGCTACCGGCGACTGCCCGAACCTCCGCGTGGCCGCAACGGGCGACCCCGTAGGCAGCGGTCCGCCCTGCGCGATGGCCGACTGCTGGCCCTGGTGGGCGCGGGTGCCGCGTTGGCGGCCAACCAGAGCCTACTCGCGGTGGTGGTCCCGCTCTGGATCACCACGGGGACGGACGCGCCCGGCTCGCTGTACTCGGTGGTGCTGCTGCTCAACTCTGCGGCGGTGATCGCCTTCCAAGTCCGGGTGGGGCGACGAGTCACCGGACCGGTCGAGGCCGGCCGGGCGATGCGCGTCGCGGGCTGTTGTCTTGCCCTGTGCTGCCTGCTCTTCCTTGCCGCGGGCCACGGTCCGACCTGGCTGGTGGTCGCCGTTTTGCTGATCGCCGCGCTGGTTCACGTCACCGGCGAACTCCAGCACCAGGCAGGCATGTGGCTCCTGTCCTACGAACTCGCACCGGCCGGGCGGCACGGCGAGTACCAGGGGCTGTTCCAGGCCGCGTCGCAGTTGGCCGGGGTGGTGACCCCGGCGCTCGGCACCTGGCTGATCACCCGGTTCCACGAGAACGGCTGGGTGGCGCTGGGCCTGCTCTTCGGCCTTCCCGGGCTGGCCGTGCCCGTGCTGGTCCGCCGGGTGCGGTCCGCGGCGGCGGACCGAGGGGAGGTCTCATGTGCGGCATAG
- a CDS encoding nucleoside-diphosphate kinase: protein MADGYEIERKFLVTAPPTTDGGPALRIAQAYLFSDARTVLRIGRRHGGWRLTVKDAGPGPARREFHTMLPEELGAALFTSPTARHTVKYRRRIDHRGRTWFVDAYQDAHAGLVLAETELRDLDEHVDLPPWCGTEVTARVEYHDHALARSAPAGPATDRPRTRRRNTVPTTATEERSFLLFKPDAVERDLVESGARAVRETGLRTVRRYRTELTEHQLAGLYAQIDPDDRPLTAGMLRRCLTKRPVEVLEAVGEQACSRLLAVKTALRAEHGNVIYGNLVHCPDTPDEAAAQFEALADRTGQSFRPVRRHWQGWPLPVIEDALDHWWAEARDAGHRTPTHWAPSHSGHAFVLRIAVPRRWVIEFDRIVRFLADLADTDDPGYGLRAALAALYDEQGLPMPARTAAEAHRLALRVREFGLTAELPPTKAPQGERT, encoded by the coding sequence ATGGCGGACGGATACGAGATCGAACGCAAGTTCCTGGTGACCGCCCCGCCCACGACCGACGGCGGCCCCGCCCTGCGGATCGCCCAGGCGTACCTGTTCTCCGACGCCCGGACGGTACTGCGGATCGGCCGCCGACACGGCGGCTGGCGGCTCACCGTGAAGGACGCCGGACCAGGACCGGCCCGACGGGAGTTCCACACCATGCTGCCCGAAGAGCTCGGGGCCGCCCTGTTCACCTCGCCGACGGCCCGGCACACGGTCAAGTACCGCCGCCGGATCGACCACCGGGGTCGCACCTGGTTCGTCGACGCCTACCAGGACGCCCACGCCGGGTTGGTGCTCGCCGAGACCGAGCTCCGCGACCTCGACGAACACGTCGACCTCCCGCCGTGGTGCGGCACGGAGGTCACCGCCCGCGTCGAGTACCACGACCACGCCCTGGCCCGGTCCGCGCCCGCTGGCCCCGCCACAGACCGCCCCCGCACGCGAAGGAGGAACACCGTGCCGACGACTGCCACTGAGGAGCGTTCTTTCCTCCTCTTCAAACCCGACGCGGTCGAGCGCGACCTCGTCGAGTCCGGTGCCCGAGCCGTGCGGGAAACCGGCCTGCGCACGGTGCGCCGGTACCGCACCGAGCTGACCGAGCACCAGCTCGCCGGCCTCTACGCCCAGATCGACCCGGACGACCGGCCGCTCACCGCAGGCATGCTGCGCCGCTGCCTGACCAAACGCCCCGTCGAAGTGCTGGAGGCCGTCGGCGAGCAGGCCTGCTCCCGCCTCCTGGCAGTCAAGACCGCCCTCCGCGCCGAGCACGGCAACGTCATCTACGGCAACCTCGTCCACTGCCCCGACACGCCCGATGAGGCCGCCGCCCAGTTCGAGGCACTGGCCGACCGCACCGGCCAGTCGTTCCGTCCCGTGCGGCGACACTGGCAGGGCTGGCCACTGCCCGTCATCGAGGACGCCCTCGACCACTGGTGGGCCGAGGCCCGGGATGCCGGCCACCGCACACCCACCCACTGGGCACCCTCCCATTCCGGCCACGCCTTCGTCCTGCGGATCGCCGTGCCGCGCCGCTGGGTCATCGAGTTCGACCGGATCGTCCGCTTCCTGGCCGACCTCGCCGACACCGACGACCCCGGCTACGGGCTCCGCGCGGCCCTGGCCGCCCTCTACGACGAACAGGGCCTGCCGATGCCCGCCCGCACGGCCGCCGAGGCCCACCGACTCGCCCTTCGGGTACGGGAATTCGGTCTTACCGCCGAGCTCCCCCCGACGAAGGCCCCGCAAGGAGAACGGACATGA
- a CDS encoding radical SAM protein, with protein sequence MPTAVPLPTPSLRSVPTEPLEAVDVVVRHEFCGPLIWSNRRHAFFLPPDTATAAQVTRAVERRREGLPWEDGLPADVAAELRLLGLDGRIREIHSAHPNRLSGPLEIYFDYTWLCNLARHKCGQDSFCYAAEFLGPTTMREQRVRELMAELAQWGVMRVHLAGGEPTINKRALANYLDSAAEHGLYTSMATNGLLINDEVLDIVFRNNLKSISFSIDGASEETHGAIRGAGLFDKTVAALKHTVRRKRELGSSMRVCVKPTYEPSTPYSELEALVLLGIEAGADVVKFANPERCLHHEEGFYSHQVDEYYATIEYIGELQRTYGSQIAITNVSNPMAGCGDIGIPGLTGCIGGQELIALNPDGSVTPCLMHPHKLGSIDGEYASLRDFWNGSGKLTDFWKALEKPAGCSGCDIYSSCRSGSTTRRIVQIGRFNPDRTSGEFSAAKDPLCTRDYLARHPEKALPEPVQDPAALRHFREIAVRHSL encoded by the coding sequence ATGCCCACTGCAGTCCCCCTTCCCACCCCGTCCCTCCGCAGCGTCCCCACCGAACCCCTCGAAGCCGTCGACGTGGTGGTCCGGCACGAGTTCTGCGGCCCGCTGATCTGGAGCAACCGGCGCCACGCCTTCTTCCTGCCCCCGGACACGGCCACCGCCGCCCAGGTCACCCGCGCCGTCGAACGCCGCCGCGAGGGCCTGCCGTGGGAGGACGGCCTCCCCGCCGACGTGGCCGCGGAGCTTCGCCTCCTCGGCCTGGACGGGCGGATCCGTGAGATCCACTCCGCGCACCCCAACCGGCTGAGCGGACCGCTGGAGATTTACTTCGACTACACCTGGCTGTGCAACCTGGCCCGGCACAAGTGCGGGCAGGACTCCTTCTGCTACGCCGCCGAATTCCTCGGCCCGACCACCATGCGCGAGCAGCGGGTTCGCGAGCTTATGGCCGAACTCGCCCAGTGGGGGGTCATGAGGGTGCACTTGGCAGGCGGCGAGCCGACCATCAACAAGCGGGCACTCGCCAACTACCTCGACTCCGCAGCTGAGCACGGCCTCTACACCTCGATGGCCACCAACGGCCTGCTGATCAACGACGAGGTGCTGGACATCGTCTTCCGCAACAACCTCAAGTCGATCAGCTTCAGCATCGACGGAGCCTCCGAGGAGACCCACGGCGCGATCCGGGGCGCCGGCCTGTTCGACAAGACGGTTGCCGCGCTGAAGCACACCGTCCGCCGCAAGCGCGAACTCGGTTCGTCGATGCGCGTCTGCGTCAAGCCCACTTACGAGCCCTCGACCCCGTACTCCGAGCTGGAGGCACTCGTCCTGCTCGGCATCGAAGCCGGCGCCGACGTCGTCAAGTTCGCCAACCCCGAGCGCTGCCTGCACCACGAGGAAGGCTTCTACTCCCACCAAGTCGACGAGTACTACGCGACCATCGAGTACATCGGCGAACTCCAGCGCACCTACGGATCGCAGATCGCCATCACCAACGTCAGCAACCCGATGGCCGGCTGCGGGGACATCGGCATCCCTGGCCTCACCGGCTGCATCGGTGGCCAGGAGCTGATCGCCCTCAATCCGGACGGCAGCGTCACCCCCTGCCTGATGCACCCGCACAAGCTCGGCAGCATCGACGGGGAGTACGCCAGTCTGCGTGACTTCTGGAACGGGTCCGGGAAGCTGACCGACTTCTGGAAAGCCCTGGAGAAGCCGGCCGGGTGCTCGGGATGTGACATCTACAGCTCCTGCCGCTCCGGCAGCACCACCCGGCGCATCGTCCAGATCGGCCGCTTCAACCCGGACCGCACCTCCGGTGAGTTCAGCGCCGCCAAGGACCCGTTGTGCACCCGCGACTACCTGGCCAGGCACCCCGAGAAGGCGCTCCCCGAGCCGGTGCAGGACCCCGCCGCGCTGCGCCACTTCCGCGAGATCGCCGTCCGCCACTCGCTCTAG
- a CDS encoding PqqD family protein produces the protein MLTDDSARPIRSLHVRVRVFGDVVLLGSASQQSFELSEPAALLWRMLDGRHSVHALCRDFGAEYGLTAQEVREDVLEVLSSFVEAGFVVDAGLGAAARGHHTADTEQT, from the coding sequence GTGCTGACCGACGACTCCGCCCGTCCCATCCGCTCCCTGCACGTCCGGGTCCGTGTCTTCGGCGACGTCGTGCTGCTCGGTTCGGCGAGCCAGCAGAGCTTCGAACTGTCCGAGCCCGCCGCGCTCCTGTGGCGGATGCTGGACGGCCGCCACAGCGTCCACGCACTCTGCCGGGACTTCGGCGCCGAGTACGGCCTCACCGCGCAGGAAGTACGGGAGGACGTCCTGGAGGTCCTGTCCTCCTTCGTCGAAGCGGGCTTCGTCGTCGACGCCGGACTGGGAGCAGCCGCCAGGGGCCACCACACCGCTGATACGGAACAGACATGA
- a CDS encoding histidine phosphatase family protein, translated as MNVPVELLVRRHARSRWNAERRIQGQAAAPGLTTDGTAESRAWARTLSPADGIRTVWSSSAARSIETATPAAHRLGARLRSNPVLDEVGAGRLEGLTHDEAARSHPDCHRVWTARGDLDAIPGAETGDALQARALAFLAIAASPSGAAVHGTRQLAVTHAAFLRSLVNTAERRERTWPVPIRHIDLHRLTDPWARLDPTELGAPWRPAVHRVDTGPHGTYLVKVLVAPDGAADLDRHRARHDAVAAATGAPALLATAPRPGGGAVTVRRHLPGSTVPHRIGPAAEWQLHAFYRRFSERVAAVFDTGARSSLPSLRERVDAVLAGPATEASGALRTLAAGRGVAELLADRSTVADFDLHRDNTLRTATGLTQIDFDGLCTGPRQWAGACALVGASALYPAPADGHNRPHTHLLAGDTADQRELHLLVEIRLLLGLSFFLTGARVHGGQAAAGYADLYRRALAAHRPLAGRRPETAVA; from the coding sequence ATGAACGTGCCGGTCGAATTGCTGGTCCGCCGACACGCCCGCTCGCGGTGGAACGCCGAGCGCCGCATCCAGGGCCAGGCCGCCGCACCCGGTCTCACCACCGACGGCACCGCCGAGTCCCGGGCCTGGGCCCGCACCCTCTCCCCGGCCGACGGGATCCGGACGGTGTGGAGCAGCAGCGCGGCCCGGTCGATCGAGACCGCGACGCCCGCAGCCCACCGGCTCGGGGCTCGGCTGCGCAGCAACCCCGTCCTGGACGAGGTCGGCGCCGGCCGCCTCGAAGGACTCACCCACGACGAGGCCGCCCGCAGCCATCCCGACTGCCACCGCGTCTGGACCGCCCGCGGCGACCTCGACGCGATCCCCGGGGCCGAAACGGGCGACGCCCTCCAGGCACGTGCCCTCGCCTTCCTCGCCATCGCCGCCAGCCCTTCGGGCGCGGCCGTCCACGGCACCCGCCAACTCGCCGTCACCCACGCCGCGTTCCTGCGTTCCCTGGTCAACACGGCGGAACGCCGCGAACGGACCTGGCCGGTCCCGATCCGGCACATCGACCTGCACCGCCTCACCGACCCGTGGGCCCGGCTGGACCCGACGGAACTCGGCGCGCCCTGGCGCCCCGCCGTCCACCGCGTCGACACCGGGCCGCACGGCACCTACCTGGTCAAAGTCCTGGTGGCACCGGACGGTGCGGCGGACCTCGACCGCCACCGGGCGCGGCACGACGCCGTCGCGGCCGCCACTGGGGCGCCGGCCCTGCTCGCCACCGCTCCGCGTCCCGGTGGCGGTGCCGTCACCGTCCGGCGGCACCTGCCGGGCAGCACCGTGCCGCACCGCATCGGCCCCGCCGCAGAATGGCAGCTGCACGCCTTCTACCGGCGGTTCTCCGAGCGCGTCGCCGCCGTGTTCGACACCGGCGCCCGGAGCTCCCTGCCGTCGCTGCGCGAACGCGTCGACGCCGTCCTGGCGGGCCCCGCCACCGAGGCCTCCGGCGCGCTCCGCACCCTGGCCGCCGGCCGCGGTGTCGCGGAGCTGCTCGCCGACCGGTCCACGGTCGCCGACTTCGACCTGCACCGCGACAACACCTTGCGCACCGCGACGGGGCTCACCCAGATCGACTTCGACGGACTGTGCACAGGTCCCCGCCAGTGGGCCGGTGCCTGCGCCCTGGTCGGTGCCTCCGCCCTCTACCCTGCCCCCGCCGACGGACACAACCGCCCGCACACCCACCTGCTGGCGGGCGACACGGCCGACCAGCGGGAGCTGCACCTCCTGGTCGAGATCAGGCTGCTCCTCGGCCTGTCCTTCTTCCTCACCGGTGCCAGGGTCCACGGCGGCCAGGCCGCCGCGGGGTACGCCGACCTCTACCGCCGGGCCCTCGCGGCCCACCGCCCCCTCGCCGGGCGGCGTCCCGAAACGGCGGTGGCCTGA
- the asnB gene encoding asparagine synthase (glutamine-hydrolyzing), translated as MEPHQVEQLRAMSRCIAHRGPDDEDLLVDGPVGLAFRRLSLVDPERGGQPFVSEDGALALIANGEVYNHRALEAGLPGGTRMRTDSDCEVLLHLYRHDNRRFLDAVQGMFAVIVWDRRRGKLVLARDRFGIKPLYFHRGRKRIVVASEIKALFQDPDCPRRLDWTRALADQSLQSSALFAHGPVNTWFKGVEAVPAGTVMEFDLEDGTVTRHRYWEFPDEVDHSLTPAEFIGGYGELLASSVEMCATADAELGLFLSGGVDSAAVAALASRTTPLTTFTAVNSGTFANGDAANARRTADELGIPNHQILLDAARVPDPDEWRELLWLQESPRCGPEQFYKRELYRAAKDLRPELRGMLLGQASDEFNGGYAGQFGTSWPQALAAFEEMAGRTAVHRHPEVQPWLDHGTAPLLGAAAFGPADEHFPDAYHQYVRWKYRDVQQYNCWHEDRNAAGSGIEARVPFLDHRLVEHVLRIPPALRERLLWDKSVLREAMRGVLPERVRTMPKVPFFYGNGERQVRRTFIEMLAQDGGILLDQAFAGPGAREFLNPEGIRATVADLARDPGGMPVEILLRLVNLGLLEGMLDTLPSAPSAPSERPARDLAPLAADGDFGAEGQRQLAERMLPHSALPEEVVLRMAEHVDLLQSRTTPDTWFLMVGGEIAYTVDESDPVGRAWLALLLDLDDARPLAELVNRTDAVWPELEPILREALEEGVLTRC; from the coding sequence TTGGAACCCCATCAGGTGGAGCAACTGAGGGCCATGTCGCGCTGTATCGCGCACCGGGGGCCCGATGACGAGGACCTCCTGGTGGACGGTCCGGTGGGGTTGGCCTTCCGGCGGCTCTCGCTCGTCGACCCCGAGCGCGGTGGACAGCCCTTCGTGAGCGAGGATGGCGCACTGGCGCTGATCGCCAACGGCGAGGTCTACAACCACCGCGCGCTGGAGGCCGGGCTGCCTGGTGGCACCCGGATGCGTACCGACTCCGACTGCGAGGTGTTGCTGCACCTCTACCGGCACGACAACCGCCGGTTCCTGGATGCGGTCCAGGGCATGTTCGCGGTGATCGTGTGGGACCGCCGCCGCGGCAAGCTGGTGCTGGCCCGCGACCGGTTCGGCATCAAGCCGCTCTACTTCCACCGTGGCCGGAAGCGGATCGTGGTCGCCTCGGAGATCAAGGCGCTCTTCCAGGACCCCGACTGTCCGCGTCGGCTCGACTGGACGCGCGCCCTTGCGGACCAGAGCTTGCAGAGCTCCGCGCTCTTCGCCCACGGCCCGGTGAACACCTGGTTCAAGGGCGTCGAAGCGGTGCCCGCTGGCACCGTGATGGAGTTCGACCTCGAAGACGGCACGGTCACCCGCCACCGCTACTGGGAGTTCCCGGACGAGGTCGACCACAGCCTCACACCGGCCGAGTTCATCGGTGGCTACGGTGAACTGCTCGCCTCCTCCGTCGAGATGTGCGCCACCGCGGATGCCGAGCTCGGCCTGTTCCTCAGCGGCGGCGTCGACTCCGCCGCAGTGGCCGCCCTGGCCTCGCGCACCACCCCCCTGACCACGTTCACTGCTGTCAACTCTGGCACGTTCGCCAACGGCGACGCGGCCAACGCCAGGCGCACCGCCGACGAACTCGGTATCCCCAACCACCAGATCCTGCTGGACGCCGCCAGGGTGCCCGACCCCGACGAGTGGCGGGAACTGCTCTGGCTGCAAGAGAGCCCGCGCTGTGGCCCCGAGCAGTTCTACAAGCGCGAGCTCTACCGGGCTGCCAAGGACCTCCGTCCGGAACTGCGCGGCATGCTGCTCGGCCAGGCCTCCGACGAGTTCAACGGGGGCTACGCCGGACAGTTCGGCACGAGCTGGCCGCAGGCATTGGCCGCGTTCGAGGAGATGGCGGGTCGTACGGCCGTCCACCGTCATCCCGAGGTGCAGCCCTGGCTCGACCACGGTACGGCGCCGCTGCTGGGCGCTGCTGCGTTCGGTCCCGCCGACGAGCATTTTCCCGACGCCTACCACCAGTACGTCCGGTGGAAGTACCGCGACGTCCAGCAGTACAACTGCTGGCACGAGGACCGCAACGCGGCCGGCAGCGGGATCGAGGCCCGGGTTCCGTTCCTGGACCACCGTCTGGTCGAGCACGTGCTGCGGATCCCGCCCGCCCTGCGCGAGCGCCTGCTATGGGACAAGTCCGTGCTGCGCGAAGCGATGCGGGGCGTCTTGCCCGAGCGGGTCAGGACCATGCCCAAGGTGCCGTTCTTCTACGGAAACGGGGAGCGCCAGGTCCGCCGCACCTTCATCGAGATGCTCGCGCAGGACGGCGGAATCCTGCTGGACCAGGCGTTCGCCGGCCCGGGGGCCCGGGAGTTCCTGAACCCCGAGGGCATTCGCGCCACTGTCGCCGACCTGGCCCGCGACCCGGGCGGTATGCCGGTCGAGATCCTGCTGAGGCTGGTCAACCTCGGGCTGTTGGAGGGGATGCTCGACACGCTTCCGTCCGCGCCGTCCGCGCCGTCCGAGCGGCCGGCCCGCGACCTCGCGCCCCTCGCCGCCGACGGCGACTTCGGCGCGGAGGGACAGCGGCAGCTCGCCGAACGCATGCTGCCCCACTCCGCCCTGCCCGAAGAAGTCGTCCTCCGGATGGCGGAGCACGTGGACCTCCTGCAGTCCCGCACCACTCCGGACACCTGGTTCCTGATGGTGGGCGGTGAGATTGCCTACACCGTCGACGAGTCCGACCCGGTCGGACGGGCCTGGCTTGCACTGCTCCTCGACCTGGACGACGCCCGGCCACTGGCCGAGCTGGTCAACCGGACGGACGCCGTATGGCCCGAGCTGGAACCGATCCTGCGTGAAGCACTGGAAGAGGGAGTGCTGACCCGGTGCTGA
- a CDS encoding B12-binding domain-containing radical SAM protein: MKIAIISFFDSLRFDEYPITHSLGAMRLGAYLQQRHPEWQVRLRAFDERTWSAEQAGAALSAEDFDTVGLPAYIWTLQRSRELAAALAAADTAPLVVCGGPETRAMDHSDWPEQAVFVMGQGEEPLTWLCEQRAADPAFAGLALDPDLPQPIYSAARPRKGAFRYAVPDRGDRRLPHGLPLFGSDFDRMAQGDPVETDFAWYETARGCIYDCSFCGHNTLPFFATFDLDFVRTEIVNMRDRGIRRIFLIDPILGGKPARGKEIMRMFRDLAPEIAISAYMRPEFLDDEFVEVLVESNIHELLMGLQTTNPNVPKHVRGNHFEKIMKFVPHLAARGIPWRAELIVGLPGDDMAGLRESLRFTVEELRPWSVHAYHLTAIPETKLFELLDRTDEEVWIKADERLRVVSASSYDERELRDMLVYAGAVTSLHAHLRDSGVVQPDYDLLDREVGRILADPAERPRAAAAFIRMSQDLGREIWRHHTPAAPSAALAGRA; this comes from the coding sequence GTGAAGATCGCGATCATCAGCTTCTTCGACTCGCTGCGGTTCGACGAATACCCCATCACCCACTCGCTCGGCGCGATGCGGCTCGGCGCGTACCTGCAGCAGCGTCACCCCGAGTGGCAAGTGCGACTGCGCGCTTTCGACGAGCGCACCTGGTCTGCCGAGCAGGCCGGCGCGGCCCTGTCCGCGGAGGACTTCGACACCGTCGGCCTCCCCGCGTACATCTGGACGCTGCAGCGCTCCCGCGAACTCGCCGCCGCCCTTGCCGCGGCCGACACCGCCCCGCTGGTGGTCTGCGGCGGCCCGGAGACCCGGGCCATGGACCACAGTGACTGGCCGGAGCAGGCGGTCTTCGTGATGGGACAGGGCGAGGAACCACTGACCTGGCTGTGCGAACAGCGCGCCGCGGACCCCGCTTTCGCCGGCCTCGCGCTCGACCCCGACCTGCCGCAACCGATCTACTCGGCGGCCCGCCCCCGCAAGGGCGCGTTCCGCTACGCCGTCCCCGACCGCGGTGACCGCCGACTGCCGCACGGACTCCCGCTGTTCGGCAGCGACTTCGACCGGATGGCGCAGGGAGACCCGGTGGAGACCGACTTCGCCTGGTACGAGACCGCGCGCGGTTGCATCTACGACTGCAGCTTCTGCGGCCACAACACGCTGCCGTTCTTCGCGACCTTCGACCTCGACTTCGTGCGGACCGAGATCGTCAACATGCGCGACCGCGGCATCCGCCGGATCTTCCTGATCGACCCGATCCTCGGGGGGAAGCCGGCCCGGGGCAAGGAGATCATGCGGATGTTCCGCGACCTCGCCCCCGAGATCGCCATCAGCGCCTACATGCGGCCGGAGTTCCTCGACGACGAGTTCGTCGAGGTGCTGGTCGAGTCCAACATCCACGAACTGCTGATGGGGCTCCAGACCACGAACCCGAACGTCCCCAAGCACGTCCGCGGCAACCACTTCGAGAAGATCATGAAGTTCGTGCCGCACCTCGCCGCCCGCGGCATCCCCTGGCGCGCCGAACTGATCGTCGGCCTGCCCGGTGACGACATGGCCGGGCTGCGCGAGTCCCTCCGCTTCACCGTCGAGGAACTCCGCCCCTGGTCCGTGCACGCCTACCACCTCACCGCCATCCCCGAGACCAAGCTGTTCGAACTCCTCGACCGCACCGACGAAGAGGTCTGGATCAAGGCCGACGAGCGCCTGCGGGTGGTTTCCGCCAGCAGCTACGACGAACGCGAACTGCGCGACATGCTGGTGTACGCCGGTGCCGTCACCTCGCTCCACGCCCACCTGCGCGACAGCGGCGTCGTCCAGCCCGACTACGACCTGCTCGACCGCGAGGTCGGCCGCATCCTCGCCGACCCGGCCGAGCGTCCGCGGGCGGCGGCGGCGTTCATCCGCATGAGCCAGGACTTGGGCCGGGAGATCTGGCGCCACCACACCCCGGCCGCTCCCTCCGCTGCACTGGCAGGCCGGGCATGA